The Actinoplanes sp. N902-109 genomic interval GCTCCCCGGCATCCGTCATGGGTTGCATGGATACCTCACGCCGTTGGTGGCTGACCATCCCGCTTGATCGCCACGTTCAGCAGGAGAATACGACGGATTCGTGAGGGAAAATTGCACTTCGGGCGAAGCGGCCCGGGCGGTCCTCAGCTCGGGTATGCCGCGCTGATCCCGTCCGCCGCGGCCAGCATCCGGCTCGCGACCGGCTGCAGGCCGATCGCCGTGAGGGTGAGCCCGGTCGCCACCCGGCCGGCCACGCCCCACTCCCAGATCGCCGTGGCGTCCCGGCCGGTGCGCGCGGCCAGCCACCGGGCCCGCTCCTGCGGGTCGCCGGCCGGCAACTCGTCGGGGTCCTCGCGCATCAGCACGCCGAGATCGCACTCCGGCTCGGCGAGCAGCCCGTCCGGGTCGACCAGCCGCCACCCCCGGCCGTCGGCGGTGCGCAGCGCGTTCCACTGGTGCACGTCGCCGTGGTTCAGCACGGCGCGGTCGGCCCGGTGGGCGGTCATCCTGCGCTCGGCGCAGGCCAGGGCGTGTGCCACCGTACGGGCGGAGCACGGCCGGCCGAGCTGTTCCCAGCGCGCCGGGATGACCGCCAGCAGCCGCCTGGCCCGGTCGGCGCCGGTGGGCAGGCCCGACCCGGCCGCCGGGCGCCACACCCGCTGGGCCAGGCCGGTCAGGATCGCCAGCCGCTCGGGGAAGGGCAGGCCGGCCCCGGCCATCGCCGGTCCCAGCCGTTCCAGCAGCATGGCGTCCGCCGATGCGCGCAGCAGCCGT includes:
- a CDS encoding aminoglycoside phosphotransferase family protein is translated as MSAPYLPAAVRATALGVGARAWLDELPDRLDRLAAQWDFTIGRAYEDATEAYVAPVTLGDGTAAVLKLLVPRGGDRVTEEVTALRLAGGDPCVRLLRASADAMLLERLGPAMAGAGLPFPERLAILTGLAQRVWRPAAGSGLPTGADRARRLLAVIPARWEQLGRPCSARTVAHALACAERRMTAHRADRAVLNHGDVHQWNALRTADGRGWRLVDPDGLLAEPECDLGVLMREDPDELPAGDPQERARWLAARTGRDATAIWEWGVAGRVATGLTLTAIGLQPVASRMLAAADGISAAYPS